The Methanocella arvoryzae MRE50 genome includes a region encoding these proteins:
- a CDS encoding cysteine desulfurase family protein — protein sequence MSETGKIYLDNSATTRLDPRVFEAMAPYFMEAYGNPSSLHSFGGAARDAVEEARERLAGTIGARPESVVFTSGGTESNNLALKGVAYASRRRGRHIITTAIEHDCILHSCQWLERQGFEVTYLPVDRAGLVNPDDVAGAVRPDTILVSVMHANNEIGTVQPVEEISAICREKGVPFHTDACQSFGKIPVDAGAFDLITLNAHKIYGPKGVGALVVGDGVSIEAWQHGGGHEHGLRSSTENVPAIVGFATAAELVVGSMEGESSRLARMRDRIIDTVLGEIEAAYLNGHRSLRLPNNVNLGFHGYEGEAIKLLLGLDEKGIAVSTGSACSSGTGTHSHVLAAIGLNPLEARGALRITPGRFNTDQEIDYLLEVLPKAARSLKSISSLI from the coding sequence GTGAGTGAGACGGGGAAGATCTACCTCGACAACTCTGCGACCACCCGGCTGGACCCCCGGGTTTTCGAAGCTATGGCTCCCTACTTTATGGAGGCTTACGGCAACCCGTCCAGCCTGCACTCCTTCGGGGGAGCAGCCCGGGATGCTGTCGAGGAAGCCCGGGAGAGGCTGGCAGGAACTATAGGCGCCAGGCCGGAGTCCGTCGTCTTCACCTCGGGAGGCACAGAATCGAACAACCTGGCGCTCAAAGGCGTGGCATACGCCAGCCGCCGCAGAGGCAGGCATATCATTACTACCGCCATAGAGCACGACTGCATCCTCCACTCCTGCCAGTGGCTGGAACGGCAGGGCTTCGAGGTCACGTATCTCCCGGTGGATCGGGCGGGGCTGGTAAACCCGGATGACGTGGCCGGGGCTGTCCGGCCCGACACCATCCTTGTTTCAGTGATGCATGCCAACAACGAGATCGGCACCGTCCAGCCTGTCGAGGAGATCAGCGCCATCTGCCGGGAGAAGGGTGTGCCGTTCCATACAGATGCCTGCCAGTCTTTCGGTAAAATCCCGGTGGACGCAGGAGCCTTCGACCTGATCACCCTCAACGCCCACAAAATTTACGGCCCCAAGGGCGTCGGAGCGCTGGTCGTCGGGGACGGAGTCAGCATCGAGGCATGGCAGCACGGCGGCGGCCACGAGCACGGCCTGCGCAGCAGCACCGAGAACGTGCCTGCCATCGTCGGCTTCGCTACCGCCGCAGAGCTGGTCGTCGGGTCGATGGAGGGCGAGAGCAGCAGGCTCGCCCGCATGCGAGACAGGATCATCGATACGGTGCTGGGAGAGATTGAGGCCGCCTACCTGAACGGCCACAGGTCGCTCCGGCTCCCCAACAACGTGAACCTGGGCTTCCACGGCTACGAGGGCGAAGCGATCAAGCTGCTGCTGGGGCTGGACGAGAAAGGCATCGCCGTCTCCACCGGCTCGGCCTGCTCGTCCGGCACGGGCACCCACTCCCACGTGCTCGCCGCCATCGGCCTGAACCCACTGGAGGCTAGAGGGGCCCTGCGAATCACACCCGGGCGGTTTAACACCGACCAGGAGATCGACTACCTGCTGGAAGTGCTGCCGAAGGCCGCAAGATCGCTGAAGTCCATATCATCGCTAATCTGA
- the guaA gene encoding glutamine-hydrolyzing GMP synthase — protein sequence MVDANAFIDEAIADIKLKVGNGKALIALSGGVDSSVCAILAHRALGDRLIPVYVDTGLMRKGETDRIREIFKFMNPHVVDASDRFFNALKGVTDPEAKRKIVGEMFIRVFEDVVKGLEVDFLIQGTIYPDRIESEGGIKSHHNVGGLPSVTEFKGIIEPLQDLYKDEVREVARALPLPEEISERMPFPGPGLSVRVIGEVTREKIAVVREANAIVEQELVHQFKPWQCLAALLEKGTGVKGDNRCHGWIIAVRAVESRDAMTANHMELPWETLNKISSRITSEIPSVARVVYDITPKPPATIEFE from the coding sequence ATGGTGGACGCGAACGCATTTATCGATGAGGCCATCGCGGATATTAAGCTAAAAGTTGGAAACGGCAAGGCGCTGATAGCGCTGTCCGGAGGAGTAGACAGCTCCGTGTGCGCCATCCTCGCGCACCGGGCGCTGGGCGACCGCCTCATTCCGGTGTACGTGGACACCGGGCTGATGAGGAAGGGAGAGACCGACCGCATCAGGGAGATCTTCAAGTTCATGAACCCGCACGTCGTGGACGCCAGCGACAGGTTCTTTAATGCATTAAAGGGCGTCACCGACCCCGAGGCCAAGAGAAAGATTGTGGGCGAGATGTTTATCAGGGTCTTTGAAGACGTCGTCAAGGGCCTCGAGGTGGACTTCCTCATCCAGGGCACCATCTACCCCGACCGGATCGAGTCGGAGGGAGGCATCAAGTCCCACCACAACGTAGGCGGGCTGCCCTCGGTCACCGAGTTCAAGGGCATCATCGAGCCGCTGCAGGATTTATACAAGGACGAAGTCAGGGAAGTCGCCAGGGCGCTGCCGCTGCCCGAGGAGATATCGGAGCGCATGCCTTTCCCCGGCCCCGGCCTGAGCGTAAGGGTCATAGGCGAGGTGACCAGGGAGAAGATCGCCGTCGTCAGGGAAGCGAACGCGATCGTAGAGCAGGAACTCGTCCACCAGTTCAAGCCCTGGCAGTGCCTGGCCGCCTTACTGGAGAAGGGCACCGGCGTCAAGGGCGACAACCGCTGCCACGGCTGGATCATCGCCGTAAGAGCGGTGGAATCCAGAGATGCCATGACAGCTAATCACATGGAATTACCATGGGAGACGCTCAATAAGATATCATCGAGGATCACGTCCGAGATCCCCTCGGTGGCCCGGGTAGTATATGATATTACGCCCAAGCCTCCCGCGACCATAGAGTTCGAGTAA
- a CDS encoding ABC transporter ATP-binding protein, translating into MDGTLMLSIENLTVEVDDKRILNGVNMSIREGETHALFGPNGTGKSSLLFTIAGIPKYKVTDGKIYYKRKDITDAPMDERAKLGIGILFQHPPVIRGVKLRDMVRISMESRNPGKKITDEEIAGLARKLNLESFLDRDVNSGFSGGEIKRSELLQLLAQRPEFVMLDEPDSGVDLVNIGLVGNTINELLEKEKKTMERTKSGLIITHFGNILDFVKADKAYVMMKGKMLCQGNPVELLDDIRKNGYGECMSCMRR; encoded by the coding sequence ATGGACGGGACCCTAATGCTCAGTATTGAAAACTTAACCGTCGAGGTGGATGACAAGCGCATCCTCAACGGCGTCAACATGTCCATCCGCGAGGGCGAGACCCACGCCCTGTTCGGGCCCAACGGGACAGGCAAGAGCTCGCTTCTCTTCACCATCGCAGGAATTCCGAAGTACAAGGTTACTGATGGAAAGATCTACTACAAGCGAAAGGATATCACCGACGCGCCCATGGACGAGAGGGCGAAGCTCGGGATCGGCATCCTGTTCCAGCACCCGCCAGTCATCCGGGGCGTCAAGCTCAGGGACATGGTCAGGATTAGCATGGAGTCGAGAAACCCTGGCAAGAAGATCACGGACGAGGAGATCGCCGGCCTCGCCAGAAAGCTGAACCTCGAGTCCTTCCTGGACCGGGACGTCAACTCAGGATTCTCGGGCGGCGAAATCAAGCGCTCGGAACTTTTGCAATTGCTGGCTCAGCGCCCGGAGTTTGTCATGCTGGACGAGCCGGACAGCGGCGTCGACCTGGTCAACATCGGCCTCGTCGGCAACACGATCAACGAGTTGCTGGAGAAAGAGAAGAAGACTATGGAACGGACCAAATCAGGGTTGATCATCACCCACTTCGGCAACATCCTGGACTTCGTCAAGGCTGACAAGGCCTACGTGATGATGAAGGGTAAGATGCTCTGCCAGGGCAACCCGGTCGAGCTGCTCGACGACATCAGGAAGAACGGTTACGGAGAGTGCATGTCATGCATGAGGAGATAA
- a CDS encoding (Fe-S)-binding protein has product MSDNIVEKMELPGLDCGLCGAKTCEEFAHILEQKPGERKRCVQITRAPTARGSSGQCGECPSSNLVAAGKDSLGREYDFVLDAFPEDPGPRETIIPHNPILTRELVIKKGDILIGRPLGMSCGCPVTHSGVVMDVDPRTGVIVWCVTGPLASRGKPVKNLGYYSAQAYEGIVKDPGIELQIGMRYWYLPRRCMLQWRHSGMVIFMSRTKEGVRVRIEGIMIG; this is encoded by the coding sequence ATGAGTGACAACATAGTCGAAAAGATGGAACTGCCAGGCCTCGACTGTGGCCTGTGCGGGGCAAAGACCTGCGAGGAGTTCGCACATATCCTCGAGCAGAAGCCGGGTGAGCGTAAACGCTGCGTCCAGATCACCAGAGCACCCACAGCGAGAGGATCTTCGGGCCAGTGCGGAGAGTGTCCCTCGTCAAACCTCGTGGCCGCAGGCAAGGATTCGCTGGGCAGGGAGTACGACTTTGTCTTAGACGCCTTTCCCGAAGACCCCGGGCCGAGGGAAACGATCATACCCCACAACCCGATACTTACCCGGGAACTGGTGATTAAGAAAGGCGACATACTGATCGGCAGGCCGCTGGGCATGTCGTGCGGCTGCCCGGTCACACACAGCGGAGTGGTCATGGACGTTGATCCCCGGACCGGCGTCATAGTGTGGTGTGTCACCGGTCCGCTGGCCAGCCGGGGTAAGCCCGTGAAAAACCTCGGGTACTACTCAGCACAGGCCTACGAGGGCATCGTCAAAGATCCTGGCATAGAGCTCCAGATCGGCATGCGCTACTGGTACCTGCCCCGGCGGTGCATGCTCCAGTGGCGGCACAGCGGCATGGTGATCTTCATGAGCCGCACCAAAGAGGGCGTGCGGGTCAGAATTGAGGGCATAATGATCGGCTAA
- a CDS encoding ATP-binding cassette domain-containing protein, with translation MDIDTITIRGGTGKDGKPEPLSAVEFRMGDVVSIVGPTGCGKTTLINDLELFADGDTPSGRKILINGQARPEEFLSDPSRNPIALISQHTNFLSDLPVGEFLRIHAGVRQSGNPEQLVKETLEFANQLTGEPLNLQSAMTELSGGQTRSLLIADAVIIGNAPIILLDEIENAGIHRTKALELLRKYRKIFVFVTHDPRIALMSDYRIVIGNGAMRELIVTDEEEKAVVGEIKKIDDLLLDFRSIVRAGGRLTTGEMARRMRAIGYVEGA, from the coding sequence ATGGACATAGATACAATTACAATTCGCGGCGGCACGGGAAAAGATGGAAAGCCCGAGCCGTTGTCGGCCGTTGAGTTCCGCATGGGAGACGTCGTGAGCATCGTCGGGCCGACCGGCTGCGGCAAGACGACGCTGATCAACGACCTCGAGCTGTTTGCCGACGGAGATACGCCGTCGGGGCGAAAGATACTGATCAACGGGCAGGCCCGGCCGGAGGAATTCCTGTCGGACCCTTCCCGAAATCCGATTGCGCTCATCTCACAGCACACCAACTTTTTATCGGACCTGCCCGTAGGCGAGTTCCTGCGTATCCACGCCGGGGTGCGCCAGAGCGGGAACCCTGAACAGCTGGTGAAGGAAACACTGGAGTTCGCCAACCAGTTGACCGGCGAGCCGCTTAACCTGCAGAGCGCGATGACCGAGCTCTCGGGAGGGCAAACTCGGTCGCTTCTCATCGCGGACGCCGTGATCATCGGCAACGCTCCGATCATCCTGCTGGACGAGATCGAGAACGCCGGCATCCACCGGACGAAAGCGCTCGAGCTGCTGCGAAAATACCGTAAAATCTTCGTCTTCGTCACCCATGACCCCCGCATCGCTCTGATGTCAGACTACCGCATCGTCATAGGCAACGGTGCCATGCGAGAGCTTATCGTCACTGACGAGGAGGAGAAGGCTGTCGTAGGGGAGATCAAGAAGATCGATGACCTGCTGCTCGATTTCCGCAGCATCGTCCGCGCAGGCGGGAGGCTCACAACCGGTGAGATGGCCCGGCGGATGCGGGCAATCGGGTACGTGGAGGGAGCATGA
- a CDS encoding DUF488 domain-containing protein, giving the protein MVLTTEKKRQVQSKLGALGSEPDFYTVGYERLSLEDLFLLLKDNGVHCLVDVREAPWSQVPDYRKAVLGERLPELSRFYGYEIQYVSMPSVGNVFRKNDLPDKDINESYRRHIVSKGAELEALHGLITQSKTALMCYEADPKGCHRSILASVLAGRYDLTYVDLRELR; this is encoded by the coding sequence GTGGTACTCACGACAGAGAAGAAGAGGCAGGTACAATCAAAGCTGGGAGCCCTCGGCAGCGAGCCGGACTTCTATACCGTAGGATATGAGCGCCTGAGCCTGGAAGACCTATTTCTGCTGTTAAAAGATAACGGCGTGCACTGCCTGGTGGACGTCCGGGAGGCGCCGTGGTCGCAGGTGCCGGATTATCGCAAGGCCGTGCTGGGGGAAAGGCTGCCGGAGCTCAGCCGTTTTTACGGGTACGAGATCCAGTATGTATCGATGCCGTCGGTCGGCAACGTGTTCAGGAAGAATGACCTGCCGGATAAGGATATTAATGAAAGCTACCGCCGGCATATTGTTTCTAAAGGGGCAGAGCTTGAGGCGTTGCATGGCCTGATCACTCAAAGCAAAACTGCGCTCATGTGCTACGAGGCCGATCCGAAAGGCTGTCACCGATCAATACTTGCTTCGGTGCTCGCCGGGCGGTATGATCTGACTTACGTCGACTTACGGGAACTGAGATAA
- a CDS encoding AN1-type zinc finger domain-containing protein, whose amino-acid sequence MGSSKGSDSCHECGSDLLLYKCKYCGMVFCERHRRPQDHKCPGLSSYKQQVEAGTVEKPGMAAASSQAEVPDNQSTSRPAIIRWSFLGIKVLALAIIAMSLLAALILLIGYIDARTTITYVTLPVQNTTGVQVVLANNRSAVDPTYDELVRFLKADDTSSMKYVSPGWTCADFARRLHDNAEAQGIKAGFVGVEFYGDSIDYSIYDDGSGNLLSPPGAPDMGHGLNIFNTVDKGLVYVDASSIYEGSTGDRIAYVVEGREFNEIDLDYAAGTDYSFYSGYRQKYLDYIHELKEYNRLAKNYNQGIAEPGMELNQMALVLKSRSDVLNAKKAEIGPFYYPSGTVKKINVYW is encoded by the coding sequence ATGGGGTCAAGTAAGGGGAGCGATTCCTGCCACGAATGCGGCAGTGACCTGCTGCTGTATAAGTGCAAGTACTGCGGCATGGTCTTCTGCGAGAGGCACCGCCGTCCGCAGGATCACAAATGCCCTGGCCTGTCGAGCTACAAACAGCAGGTCGAGGCAGGCACCGTCGAGAAGCCGGGTATGGCGGCCGCGAGCTCTCAGGCAGAGGTGCCGGATAACCAGAGCACCAGTCGTCCGGCGATCATCCGCTGGTCTTTCCTGGGCATCAAAGTTCTAGCTCTGGCCATCATCGCAATGTCCCTTCTGGCCGCCCTCATCCTCCTCATCGGCTACATCGACGCCCGGACGACCATTACGTACGTGACGCTGCCTGTCCAGAACACCACCGGTGTCCAGGTCGTCCTGGCCAACAACCGCTCTGCGGTGGATCCGACATACGACGAGCTCGTCCGGTTCCTGAAAGCCGACGACACCAGCTCGATGAAGTACGTGAGCCCAGGGTGGACCTGCGCCGACTTCGCCAGGAGGCTGCACGACAACGCCGAAGCACAAGGGATCAAGGCCGGTTTCGTCGGTGTCGAGTTCTACGGCGACAGCATCGACTACAGCATCTACGACGACGGCTCGGGCAACCTTCTCTCTCCGCCTGGAGCGCCTGACATGGGCCACGGCCTGAACATCTTCAACACGGTAGACAAAGGCCTGGTATATGTCGATGCATCCTCTATCTACGAGGGCTCCACGGGAGACCGGATCGCCTACGTGGTCGAAGGCAGGGAGTTCAACGAGATCGATCTCGACTATGCAGCGGGTACTGACTACTCCTTCTATTCAGGATACCGGCAAAAGTACCTCGACTACATTCATGAACTGAAAGAGTACAACCGGCTGGCGAAGAACTACAACCAGGGCATCGCCGAGCCCGGAATGGAGCTCAATCAGATGGCCTTAGTCCTCAAGTCCCGAAGCGATGTACTAAATGCAAAGAAGGCCGAGATCGGGCCCTTCTACTATCCCTCTGGGACAGTGAAGAAGATTAATGTGTACTGGTAA
- a CDS encoding acetylornithine transaminase, with the protein MKNSVLGRAFGEEAVSKDAKYVFQTYGRQPIVITRGQGALVWDADGREYIDCVAGIAVNNLGHCHPRVVAAIKEQVERLIHTSNLYYNDLQPVLAEKLAKLSGMDKVFFANSGTESIEAALKLARKETGNKGFIAAEHCFHGRTMGALSITHKEKYRKPFEPLVPGARFVPYGDAEAIRNTMDADTAAVILEPVQGEGGVNIPDKDYLKEVKKICDKAGVVLIFDEVQTGMGRTGKWFGKDHFGVQPDIMCVAKGIAGGFPMGVMMATDEMAKAFGKGDHASTFGGSPLACAAALGTIQAMEEEKLVERSAEMGEYMRKQLEKCCKQDFVDHVRGLGLMIGVQLKKDGNSLVAPAREKGVLINVASDTVIRMVPPFVITKEQVDRVAKVVGELTL; encoded by the coding sequence ATGAAGAATTCAGTACTTGGCAGAGCCTTCGGGGAGGAGGCTGTCTCGAAAGACGCAAAGTACGTCTTTCAGACCTATGGGCGCCAGCCCATTGTGATCACCAGGGGCCAGGGTGCCCTTGTGTGGGACGCGGACGGCCGCGAATACATCGACTGTGTCGCAGGCATCGCGGTCAACAATCTGGGCCACTGCCACCCGCGCGTCGTCGCCGCCATCAAGGAGCAGGTGGAGCGGCTGATCCATACATCTAACCTGTATTATAACGACCTCCAGCCGGTGCTCGCCGAAAAACTGGCGAAGCTGTCGGGCATGGACAAGGTCTTCTTCGCCAATTCGGGCACCGAGTCCATCGAGGCAGCCCTGAAGCTCGCCCGGAAGGAGACGGGTAACAAGGGCTTCATCGCCGCAGAGCACTGCTTCCACGGCAGGACGATGGGCGCTTTAAGCATCACGCACAAGGAGAAGTACAGAAAGCCTTTCGAGCCCCTGGTCCCCGGAGCCAGGTTCGTCCCCTACGGGGATGCCGAGGCGATCAGGAATACGATGGATGCAGACACGGCAGCCGTCATCCTCGAGCCCGTGCAGGGCGAGGGCGGAGTCAACATCCCCGATAAGGACTATCTCAAGGAAGTCAAGAAGATCTGTGACAAAGCCGGCGTCGTCCTCATCTTCGACGAGGTCCAGACTGGCATGGGCCGGACCGGCAAGTGGTTTGGTAAGGACCACTTCGGCGTCCAGCCCGACATCATGTGCGTGGCCAAGGGCATCGCGGGCGGCTTCCCCATGGGCGTCATGATGGCGACTGACGAGATGGCGAAGGCATTCGGCAAGGGCGACCACGCGTCCACCTTCGGCGGCAGCCCGCTGGCCTGCGCCGCGGCGCTGGGCACCATCCAGGCAATGGAAGAAGAAAAGCTGGTCGAGCGCTCCGCGGAGATGGGCGAGTACATGCGCAAGCAGCTGGAGAAGTGCTGCAAGCAGGACTTCGTCGACCACGTCAGGGGCCTCGGCCTCATGATCGGCGTCCAGCTCAAGAAGGACGGCAACTCCTTAGTAGCCCCGGCCCGGGAGAAGGGCGTGCTCATCAACGTGGCATCCGACACCGTTATCAGAATGGTGCCGCCGTTCGTGATCACGAAGGAACAGGTCGACCGGGTCGCAAAGGTCGTCGGCGAGCTTACCCTATAA
- a CDS encoding putative transcriptional regulator — protein sequence MDDESRLWRKIRSVHECKSRDIVLDFLHANMENAYHPIAIIKSTALKRPHVIGALEGGAGGMESRCSLVSQGMVSRELSSQGPARYRITPPGIAIVEFLTGYYEYRENAFLGSSLWHYWLRLKVKKELGDLTMLVKEFGAL from the coding sequence ATGGACGATGAATCCAGGCTCTGGCGCAAAATCAGGTCGGTCCACGAGTGTAAAAGCCGTGACATAGTCCTTGATTTTCTCCACGCGAACATGGAAAACGCTTACCATCCTATAGCTATTATAAAGTCGACAGCCTTAAAACGCCCCCATGTGATAGGAGCCCTGGAAGGTGGGGCGGGAGGCATGGAAAGTAGATGTAGTCTGGTCAGCCAGGGCATGGTAAGCCGGGAACTCTCCTCGCAAGGCCCGGCGCGATACAGGATCACTCCCCCTGGTATCGCCATTGTCGAATTTTTAACAGGATATTACGAATATCGGGAAAATGCATTTTTAGGGAGCAGTCTATGGCACTACTGGCTGAGGTTGAAAGTAAAGAAAGAACTGGGAGATTTGACCATGTTGGTTAAAGAATTTGGTGCTCTATGA
- a CDS encoding ubiquitin-like small modifier protein 1: protein MKIKVKLFANFREATKQKEVEISPEGDSVKAVIKGLVTKYPNIEPLLFQDGALKPYVNVLHNGQTVKGEEGLTAKIKDGDEIALFPPVSGG, encoded by the coding sequence ATGAAGATCAAAGTCAAGCTGTTCGCCAACTTCCGGGAAGCTACGAAACAGAAAGAAGTCGAGATCTCGCCTGAGGGCGATAGTGTAAAGGCCGTGATCAAAGGCCTGGTGACAAAGTACCCCAATATTGAGCCACTGCTGTTTCAGGATGGAGCGTTGAAACCGTACGTGAACGTGCTGCACAACGGCCAGACAGTTAAAGGCGAGGAAGGCCTCACCGCAAAGATCAAAGACGGCGATGAGATAGCTCTCTTTCCGCCTGTATCTGGTGGCTGA
- a CDS encoding helix-turn-helix domain-containing protein, with translation MEKKLKMDHVMSAIIKSMVRFKVLVFLASHPREEFDAPNMAHRIRSASENVTGALEGYEKRYSKALSLVSLGLVTYREKEPGTRVYKITPEGIAFAEKVRRDNRDATVKLSFVCIEENGSSVIRSRIEW, from the coding sequence ATGGAGAAAAAGCTAAAAATGGACCATGTTATGTCAGCGATTATAAAGAGCATGGTCCGCTTCAAAGTCCTAGTTTTTCTGGCCAGCCACCCGCGCGAGGAATTCGACGCCCCCAATATGGCGCACAGGATACGATCAGCTAGCGAGAACGTAACCGGCGCTCTGGAAGGGTACGAGAAAAGGTATAGCAAGGCTCTTTCCCTTGTCAGCCTGGGACTCGTCACTTACAGAGAAAAAGAACCGGGAACAAGAGTGTACAAGATCACGCCTGAGGGTATCGCGTTTGCTGAGAAGGTAAGGCGGGACAACCGCGACGCGACGGTAAAATTATCGTTCGTCTGCATAGAGGAAAACGGCAGCAGCGTTATTCGATCAAGGATAGAATGGTAA
- a CDS encoding SufB/SufD family protein — protein MHEEIIRRAQAAINKKPAYGNDIDLEAYLEQVPPREKITSLGELAKGVQERAIHAGVDASMKDRSGSFFMHDQTVIHTTTMQEGLEIMDINDALKKYDWLQDYYFKLVQPDQDKFTAYSATHPVAGYFLRALPGAKIVFPLQACLYMGREGMIQNVHNIIIAEEGSEFHIISGCTSDTHVTSGLHVGISEFYVKDNAKLTFTMVHNWAEKVVVRPRSATKMGKNAVFMSNYVCMTPVKDIQMYPGTVMEGENSIARYNTIVYASPGSHFDLGSKAILKAKGCRAELVARTIAKDGGYVASRGLIQGDVPDTKAHLECHGLLLGSGGVIYAVPELLGHVPGVDLSHEAAVGKIAEEEIQYLMSRGVDADTATALIVRGFLDVDVKGLPPQLQAEMKRTIELGEKSMM, from the coding sequence ATGCATGAGGAGATAATCAGGCGCGCCCAGGCGGCCATCAACAAGAAGCCGGCCTACGGCAACGACATCGACCTGGAGGCGTACCTGGAGCAGGTCCCGCCCAGGGAGAAGATCACCTCGCTGGGAGAGCTCGCGAAAGGGGTCCAGGAGAGGGCTATCCATGCCGGCGTGGACGCATCGATGAAAGACAGGTCCGGCTCGTTCTTCATGCACGACCAGACCGTCATCCACACGACCACCATGCAGGAAGGGCTGGAGATCATGGACATCAACGACGCCCTGAAAAAGTACGACTGGCTCCAGGACTACTATTTCAAACTGGTACAGCCCGACCAGGATAAATTTACTGCATACAGCGCCACCCACCCGGTCGCCGGGTACTTCCTCAGAGCCCTGCCGGGAGCTAAGATCGTGTTCCCGCTGCAGGCGTGCCTGTACATGGGCCGGGAAGGCATGATCCAGAACGTGCACAACATCATCATCGCCGAGGAGGGCAGCGAATTCCACATTATCTCAGGCTGTACTTCTGATACGCACGTCACCAGCGGCCTGCACGTCGGCATCTCCGAGTTCTACGTCAAGGACAACGCCAAGCTGACCTTCACCATGGTCCACAACTGGGCGGAGAAAGTCGTCGTCCGCCCCCGGTCTGCGACTAAGATGGGCAAGAATGCGGTGTTTATGAGCAACTACGTCTGCATGACGCCCGTAAAGGACATCCAGATGTACCCGGGCACAGTCATGGAAGGCGAGAACAGCATCGCCCGGTACAACACCATCGTTTACGCGTCACCCGGCTCCCACTTTGACCTCGGCTCAAAAGCCATTCTCAAGGCTAAGGGCTGCAGAGCAGAACTCGTCGCGAGGACCATCGCCAAGGACGGCGGCTATGTCGCCTCCCGCGGCCTCATCCAGGGCGACGTGCCCGACACGAAAGCGCATCTGGAGTGCCACGGCCTCCTTCTCGGCAGCGGCGGCGTCATCTACGCAGTGCCAGAACTGCTCGGCCACGTCCCGGGCGTCGACCTCAGCCACGAGGCGGCAGTGGGCAAGATCGCCGAAGAGGAGATCCAGTACCTCATGTCCCGCGGCGTCGACGCCGACACTGCGACGGCGCTGATCGTCAGAGGCTTCCTCGACGTGGACGTCAAGGGCTTACCGCCACAGCTCCAGGCCGAGATGAAGAGGACGATTGAGTTAGGCGAAAAGTCGATGATGTAA
- a CDS encoding GTP-binding protein: MRGVICAGPPTSGKTTVLKHVIRKLLKEGFKLAYLKVDVQYADEDGLFKAEFGIPVKKVYSGELCPDHCNVMVLGDAVEWAEEEQADFLIVETAGLCFRCSPYIEGALGIVVLEATSGMNLPRKIGPMLSLADLAVVTKIDLVSQAEREVFRARILETSPGMNVVETNALYGIGVDRILKSIKASPELKHPMYLKGNPPVGTCTICVGKKEIGWRQHFGVLRPLEGDMFYRGE; encoded by the coding sequence ATGAGGGGCGTGATCTGTGCCGGGCCGCCTACAAGCGGCAAGACTACAGTGCTGAAGCACGTGATCAGGAAGCTGCTTAAGGAAGGCTTCAAACTGGCGTACCTCAAGGTAGACGTCCAGTACGCGGACGAGGACGGGCTGTTCAAGGCCGAGTTCGGCATACCGGTGAAAAAGGTCTACTCCGGCGAACTGTGCCCCGACCACTGCAACGTCATGGTGCTCGGCGATGCAGTGGAATGGGCCGAGGAAGAGCAAGCCGATTTCCTCATCGTGGAGACCGCCGGCCTGTGCTTCCGGTGCTCACCCTACATAGAGGGAGCACTGGGCATAGTCGTGCTGGAGGCGACCAGCGGCATGAACCTGCCCAGGAAGATAGGCCCGATGTTATCCCTTGCCGATCTGGCCGTGGTGACCAAGATCGACCTGGTATCGCAGGCGGAGCGAGAAGTTTTCCGGGCCCGAATCCTCGAGACCTCCCCGGGCATGAACGTGGTGGAAACCAACGCGCTCTACGGCATCGGCGTCGACCGCATCCTCAAGAGCATCAAGGCATCTCCCGAGCTCAAGCACCCCATGTACCTGAAAGGTAATCCGCCCGTGGGGACCTGCACCATCTGCGTGGGCAAGAAGGAGATCGGCTGGAGACAGCACTTCGGCGTCCTCCGCCCCCTGGAGGGCGACATGTTCTACCGGGGTGAGTGA